From one Caldichromatium japonicum genomic stretch:
- a CDS encoding HpcH/HpaI aldolase/citrate lyase family protein: MLEAYRLGASLYVPVTHRDLLAIANGERWPNLRSVIFCTEDAVAPQALAAGLENLRLCLEGLRPCPGLMRFVRVRTPELIDWLLRLPGVEYLTGFVLPKFDLGNAERYLKRLNDSAHLYMPTLETRDAFEPMRMIALRDLLLERGYQARILALRIGGNDLLALLRLRRPRDRTLYRTPLGQTISQLVTIFKPYGFELTAPVFEHLDLPELLKKELQEDLAHGLCGKTAIHPSQVPLIEAAWQVASAELEVARQILCESERAVFKLSGSMCELATHRPWAEQILARSRSSMLGPELLD, from the coding sequence ATGCTTGAGGCCTATCGCTTGGGCGCCTCGCTCTATGTGCCGGTCACCCATCGCGATCTTTTGGCGATCGCCAATGGGGAGCGCTGGCCCAACCTGCGCTCAGTGATCTTTTGCACCGAGGATGCGGTCGCCCCCCAGGCGCTTGCCGCCGGTCTTGAGAACCTGCGCCTGTGTCTGGAGGGTTTGCGTCCCTGCCCGGGTCTGATGCGCTTCGTGCGCGTGCGCACCCCTGAGCTCATCGATTGGCTGTTGCGTCTACCTGGGGTCGAGTACCTGACCGGCTTTGTGCTGCCCAAGTTCGACCTCGGCAACGCCGAGCGTTATCTCAAACGTTTAAACGACTCGGCGCATCTCTATATGCCGACCCTGGAGACGCGGGACGCCTTTGAACCGATGCGGATGATCGCCCTGCGCGATCTTCTTTTGGAGAGGGGGTATCAGGCGCGCATCCTGGCGCTGCGCATTGGCGGCAATGACCTCTTGGCGCTTCTTAGATTGCGCCGACCGCGCGATCGTACCCTGTATCGCACCCCTTTGGGCCAGACCATCTCCCAGTTGGTGACGATCTTTAAGCCCTACGGCTTTGAGCTGACCGCGCCGGTCTTCGAGCATCTGGATCTGCCCGAATTGCTCAAAAAAGAACTCCAGGAAGACCTCGCGCATGGGCTGTGCGGCAAGACAGCCATCCATCCCAGCCAGGTCCCGCTCATCGAGGCGGCATGGCAGGTCGCGTCGGCTGAACTCGAGGTGGCCCGACAGATCCTCTGCGAATCCGAGCGGGCCGTCTTTAAGCTTAGTGGCTCAATGTGCGAGCTGGCCACCCATCGCCCCTGGGCAGAGCAGATCCTGGCCCGGAGTCGCAGCTCTATGCTAGGTCCAGAACTCCTGGACTGA
- a CDS encoding TerD family protein — MMNLARGQRIKLIDLIPGGQRLNIGVSIEAAGMAIDVACFGLDAQGRLADECYMVFYNQPASPCGGVSLITPAGDQSGFTVDLTRLPATIERLTVTAAIDGPGIMAQIRQGYVRILDGSREAARFAFSGSDFANERALVLVEIYRKEGLWRLAALGQGFNGGLAALIEHFGGTVAPEPQAPPSHPPSSPPVNLRKITLEKQGQSVSLEKKGAGHGEILVNLRWRPVARARQGLLGGLLGSGRTDLDLGCLFELTNGMKSAVQALGNTFGDYFNPPYIRLDADDRTGTRAEGENLRINGQHWDAIKRVLIYAFIYEGAPNWAEADAAITLRIPDQPEVEVRLDTHRHDRPMCAIALLENDRGAIKVTKRVEYYRGHLDMDRAYSWGLQWVRGSKD, encoded by the coding sequence ATGATGAACCTCGCGCGCGGTCAACGGATTAAGCTTATCGACCTGATCCCAGGCGGTCAGCGCCTCAACATTGGCGTGAGCATCGAGGCGGCGGGGATGGCGATCGATGTTGCCTGTTTTGGCCTCGATGCCCAGGGCAGGCTTGCCGATGAGTGCTATATGGTCTTTTATAACCAGCCGGCCTCGCCCTGCGGTGGGGTGAGCCTCATAACCCCGGCGGGCGATCAGTCGGGCTTTACGGTGGATCTCACCCGCCTGCCGGCGACGATCGAGCGGCTGACGGTCACTGCAGCGATCGATGGTCCAGGCATCATGGCGCAGATCCGCCAAGGGTATGTCCGTATCCTGGATGGCAGCCGAGAGGCCGCGCGCTTTGCCTTCAGCGGCTCTGACTTTGCCAATGAGCGGGCCCTGGTGCTCGTCGAGATCTATCGCAAGGAGGGTCTGTGGCGGCTTGCCGCGCTCGGTCAGGGGTTCAATGGAGGGCTGGCGGCCTTGATCGAGCATTTCGGCGGGACCGTGGCCCCCGAGCCACAAGCGCCGCCCTCACACCCGCCGTCCTCCCCACCGGTGAATTTACGCAAGATCACCCTGGAGAAACAGGGCCAATCGGTCTCTCTTGAGAAAAAGGGGGCAGGGCATGGCGAGATCCTGGTCAATCTCAGATGGCGTCCAGTGGCGCGCGCCAGACAAGGACTTCTCGGCGGTCTTTTAGGCTCGGGGCGGACCGATCTTGATCTCGGCTGTCTGTTTGAGCTCACCAATGGGATGAAGAGCGCGGTGCAGGCCTTAGGCAATACCTTCGGCGATTATTTCAATCCGCCTTATATCCGGCTCGATGCCGATGACCGCACCGGCACCCGCGCCGAGGGTGAGAACCTGCGGATCAACGGCCAGCATTGGGATGCGATCAAGCGGGTCTTGATCTATGCCTTTATCTATGAGGGGGCACCCAACTGGGCCGAGGCCGATGCCGCGATCACCCTCAGGATCCCTGATCAGCCGGAGGTTGAGGTGAGGCTTGATACACATCGCCATGACCGCCCAATGTGCGCCATCGCCCTGCTCGAGAACGACCGCGGCGCCATCAAGGTCACCAAGCGGGTCGAATATTATCGCGGGCATCTCGATATGGACCGCGCCTATTCCTGGGGGTTGCAATGGGTGCGGGGAAGCAAGGATTGA
- a CDS encoding phosphoribosyltransferase domain-containing protein, translating into MTERRIGLPTGTLWVQVQQADFALEALCGFAARANRRREFLFVSKVLGKHWPARPSQMQAIHDHLAARLELRSGPWLFIGFAETATGLGQGVFESVLRRYPQAEALYVHTTRYRLAGRPLIAFEETHCHAPDQWLYVPPDPEQRQRFLAACALILIDDELTTGNTVCNLVAAYRRLNPLLEQVHIVAITQFGGPDLAARLADRLNLPVYYSAALTGTYRFEPAAEWQMEEPPPAVGKAQCIPGQIAEDLGRFGIARPLALPGSDLDGLAEGLGSEDRVLVLGTGEFMHLAFLVGLGLEQRGLQVVVQSTTRSPILLGGAIGRRLFFRDNYGEGIVNYLYNVHPVDYSRIIVCHETPRAGLDELLQVLGPRHRLYSLNLKELSHVHQSQ; encoded by the coding sequence ATGACCGAACGGCGTATCGGCCTCCCCACAGGCACCCTATGGGTGCAGGTGCAGCAAGCGGACTTTGCGCTTGAGGCCCTGTGCGGGTTTGCGGCGCGCGCCAATCGGCGCCGGGAATTTTTATTTGTCAGCAAGGTGCTCGGCAAGCATTGGCCGGCGCGTCCTTCGCAGATGCAGGCCATCCACGACCATCTCGCCGCACGGTTGGAGCTTAGATCTGGGCCCTGGCTCTTTATAGGGTTTGCCGAGACCGCAACCGGTCTGGGGCAGGGGGTATTTGAGTCAGTGCTGAGGCGCTACCCACAGGCAGAGGCACTATATGTCCATACCACCCGCTATCGGCTCGCCGGACGGCCCTTGATCGCCTTCGAGGAGACGCATTGTCATGCCCCTGACCAGTGGCTCTATGTCCCACCCGATCCCGAGCAGCGGCAGCGTTTTCTTGCAGCCTGCGCCCTGATTCTGATCGACGATGAGCTGACCACGGGCAATACGGTCTGCAACCTGGTTGCGGCCTATCGGCGGCTCAATCCTCTTCTGGAGCAGGTCCATATAGTAGCGATCACCCAGTTCGGGGGGCCGGACCTTGCGGCGCGTTTGGCCGATCGCCTGAACCTGCCGGTGTACTATAGTGCGGCCTTGACTGGTACCTACAGGTTCGAGCCAGCAGCTGAGTGGCAGATGGAAGAGCCGCCGCCTGCGGTGGGCAAGGCCCAGTGCATACCTGGTCAGATCGCTGAGGACCTCGGGCGCTTTGGCATCGCGCGTCCCTTGGCGCTGCCGGGATCGGATCTCGATGGCCTGGCCGAAGGCCTAGGGTCAGAGGATCGGGTCTTGGTCTTGGGGACGGGCGAGTTTATGCACTTGGCGTTTCTGGTGGGACTCGGCCTGGAACAACGCGGATTGCAGGTGGTTGTTCAATCGACCACCCGTTCGCCGATCCTGTTGGGCGGTGCGATTGGGCGACGCCTGTTTTTTAGGGATAATTACGGCGAGGGGATCGTCAATTATCTGTATAACGTTCACCCTGTGGACTACAGTCGGATCATTGTCTGTCATGAGACGCCGCGCGCTGGCTTAGACGAGCTGCTTCAGGTCCTCGGCCCGCGGCATCGCCTGTATTCTCTCAACCTTAAGGAGCTCAGTCATGTCCATCAGTCTCAGTAA
- a CDS encoding ATP-grasp domain-containing protein produces MEINPRFSGGIGYAAAAELNLPYLALRGWVQGFESPEIPQTASPARALEVACYERYEDDALGHLAGAV; encoded by the coding sequence TTGGAGATCAACCCGCGCTTTTCCGGCGGGATCGGCTATGCCGCTGCCGCTGAGTTGAATCTCCCCTATCTGGCGCTGCGCGGATGGGTCCAGGGTTTCGAGAGCCCAGAGATACCCCAGACCGCCTCACCAGCCAGGGCCTTGGAGGTTGCCTGCTATGAGCGCTATGAGGACGATGCGCTAGGGCATCTCGCGGGCGCCGTGTAG
- a CDS encoding TerD family protein, giving the protein MAISLQKGQKISLEKEAGGALSRIIMGLGWDAAQSGKSGGFLGGLFGGGESIDLDASCLLFDEHGNLVDAVWFRQLTSNDGSIRHSGDNRTGEGEGDDEQIHVDLPAVPSNVKSLVFTVNNYTGQDFSKVANAYCRIVNAANGQEIARYDLSCQGSHTAMIMAKVYRHNNEWKMHAIGEVGQGRTFDQLLPQIRPHL; this is encoded by the coding sequence ATGGCCATCAGTCTGCAAAAGGGTCAGAAGATCTCGCTTGAAAAGGAGGCCGGCGGTGCCTTGAGCCGGATCATTATGGGTCTCGGTTGGGACGCAGCTCAGTCAGGGAAGAGCGGCGGTTTTCTTGGCGGTCTGTTTGGCGGCGGCGAGAGCATCGACCTCGATGCCTCCTGTCTCCTCTTCGATGAGCATGGCAACCTGGTCGATGCCGTCTGGTTTCGTCAGTTGACGAGCAACGACGGCAGTATCCGGCACTCGGGCGATAATCGCACCGGCGAGGGGGAAGGGGATGACGAACAGATCCATGTTGATCTCCCTGCGGTCCCCTCCAATGTCAAAAGCCTGGTCTTTACCGTGAACAACTACACCGGCCAGGACTTCTCCAAGGTCGCCAATGCCTATTGTCGGATTGTCAATGCGGCTAACGGTCAAGAGATCGCCCGCTATGACCTCAGCTGTCAGGGCAGTCATACGGCCATGATCATGGCCAAGGTTTATCGGCACAACAACGAATGGAAGATGCATGCGATCGGCGAGGTCGGCCAGGGGCGCACCTTCGACCAACTCCTGCCCCAGATCAGGCCGCATCTTTGA
- a CDS encoding haloacid dehalogenase: protein MQVLVFLDLDDTLFHSRAKCPEDQALSPVAYLPDGSAHSWMSARQQALWGLLEQGASLIPTTARDLGAFKRVDLPFTSWRILDHGGVILNPQDQPDPDWLVHSAEAAAKTLPGLAALLALTQDLIARKGLAVRARIIVDFDIPFYLVAKYRGDRTQDLDRLQSIWLDWVQGQGDAYRLYRNGNNLVVLPRWLGKEYAVRALIARLRPALTLGIGDSLSDADFLAECDYAVLPRASQLFAAGLGALLRGPKAIPQP from the coding sequence ATGCAGGTCCTGGTCTTTCTGGACCTCGACGACACCCTGTTTCACAGCCGGGCGAAATGTCCAGAGGACCAGGCGCTCTCTCCTGTGGCCTATCTGCCTGATGGCAGTGCGCATTCATGGATGAGCGCGCGCCAGCAGGCGCTCTGGGGGCTCCTTGAACAAGGCGCCTCGCTGATCCCAACCACGGCGCGCGACCTTGGGGCCTTTAAGCGCGTCGATCTGCCATTTACAAGCTGGCGCATCCTAGATCACGGGGGTGTGATCCTCAATCCCCAGGACCAGCCCGATCCCGATTGGCTTGTCCACAGTGCCGAGGCCGCGGCCAAGACCCTGCCTGGGCTTGCAGCATTGCTTGCACTCACCCAGGACCTCATCGCGCGCAAGGGTCTTGCGGTGCGGGCGCGCATCATCGTCGATTTTGATATCCCCTTCTATCTGGTCGCCAAATATCGCGGCGACCGTACCCAGGACCTCGATCGCCTACAATCGATCTGGTTGGATTGGGTCCAGGGACAAGGGGATGCCTATCGGCTCTATCGCAACGGCAACAATCTGGTCGTACTGCCGCGATGGCTAGGTAAAGAATATGCAGTGCGCGCGCTCATCGCCCGCTTGCGTCCGGCACTGACCCTAGGGATCGGGGATAGCCTAAGCGATGCGGACTTTCTGGCCGAGTGCGACTATGCCGTCCTGCCGCGTGCCTCTCAGCTCTTTGCTGCGGGTCTCGGCGCTCTGCTCAGGGGGCCTAAAGCCATCCCCCAACCCTAG
- a CDS encoding transposase, producing MGEKRALLAGKTPEIRVTHRREGLSVISTLTNRGKVRRKAFAGAMNADILIDFMKRLVKDARGKKIFLILDNLRVHHTKSVKA from the coding sequence GTGGGTGAGAAGCGGGCGCTGTTGGCGGGCAAGACGCCCGAGATTCGCGTCACGCACCGTCGCGAAGGCCTGTCGGTGATCTCGACGCTGACCAACCGCGGCAAGGTGCGTCGGAAGGCGTTCGCGGGGGCGATGAACGCCGACATCCTGATCGACTTCATGAAGCGGCTCGTCAAGGACGCCAGGGGCAAGAAGATCTTCCTCATCCTCGACAACCTGCGCGTGCATCACACCAAGTCGGTCAAGGCGTAG
- a CDS encoding tellurite resistance TerB family protein, producing the protein MAFQDFLNNLKQKATDLKNEVLKFKSKDFLNAAVSGSVLISIADGQVSADEKQKMMRFIEHYEALSVFSSKEIIDAFQNLMTQIEFDKDLGEAKAYEMIRKIKGNDEAARLIMRLAIAIGGADGHFDDSEKRVARRIAMELNLNPADFEL; encoded by the coding sequence ATGGCATTCCAAGACTTTCTCAACAATCTCAAGCAAAAGGCGACCGACCTCAAAAACGAGGTCCTGAAGTTCAAGAGCAAGGATTTCTTGAATGCCGCGGTCAGCGGCTCGGTCCTGATCTCCATCGCTGATGGTCAGGTCTCAGCAGACGAGAAGCAAAAGATGATGCGCTTCATCGAGCACTATGAGGCGCTATCGGTCTTCTCGAGCAAAGAGATCATCGACGCCTTTCAGAACCTCATGACCCAGATCGAGTTCGACAAGGATCTTGGTGAGGCCAAGGCCTATGAGATGATCCGCAAGATCAAGGGCAACGACGAGGCGGCGCGCCTGATCATGCGCCTGGCGATCGCAATCGGTGGGGCCGACGGTCATTTCGACGATAGCGAGAAACGAGTCGCGCGGCGCATCGCCATGGAGCTCAATCTCAATCCGGCCGACTTTGAGCTCTAG
- the pufA gene encoding light-harvesting antenna LH1, alpha subunit, translated as MSDVAKPKNPEDDWKIWLVVNPATWLMPIFFTVLLIAIAVHWVVFAVGLGWHA; from the coding sequence ATGAGCGACGTTGCAAAGCCGAAGAACCCTGAAGACGATTGGAAGATCTGGCTGGTCGTCAACCCCGCCACCTGGCTGATGCCGATCTTCTTTACGGTGTTGCTGATTGCGATCGCCGTCCACTGGGTGGTCTTCGCGGTCGGTCTGGGCTGGCACGCCTGA
- the pufA gene encoding light-harvesting antenna LH1, alpha subunit, whose translation MTIEFMGYKPLENDWKFWLVVNPATWLIPTLIAVAVTAILIHVVAFSLEGQGWHAKAAPAAVEAAAPAAQ comes from the coding sequence ATGACGATTGAGTTCATGGGTTACAAGCCCCTTGAGAACGACTGGAAGTTTTGGTTGGTGGTCAATCCGGCGACCTGGTTGATTCCGACCCTGATTGCGGTGGCGGTGACGGCGATCCTGATTCATGTGGTAGCGTTTTCGCTGGAAGGTCAGGGTTGGCACGCCAAGGCTGCTCCGGCGGCGGTTGAGGCGGCTGCTCCGGCGGCGCAGTAA
- the pufB gene encoding light-harvesting antenna LH1, beta subunit yields MADQSLSGLTEQQAKEFHEQFKTTYTAFVGLAALAHLLVIAARPWW; encoded by the coding sequence ATGGCCGATCAAAGCTTGTCGGGTCTGACCGAGCAGCAGGCGAAAGAGTTTCACGAGCAGTTCAAGACGACCTACACGGCGTTTGTTGGGTTGGCGGCGCTGGCCCATCTGCTGGTGATTGCGGCGCGTCCGTGGTGGTAA
- a CDS encoding TIGR00266 family protein: protein MPVFTVTGEIDPFLHVSLRKGERIFCESDAMVMMEAPLQVKGQMRGGLGRALLRRLSTDESFFQQEIEAVGGDGDCLLSPALPGAIELLDVTPSSAYTLSDGSFLAAEVGVELNARLNSLGGGVFGGTGGFVILEARGMGKLAVSGFGSVFTLDVSPGRDLVIDNNHVVAWSSGLHFEIGMPRSGGGFFSSLMNSVTSGEGLVIRFSGQGRVVVCSRNRSLFRPQTSQ from the coding sequence ATGCCCGTCTTTACCGTCACTGGCGAGATCGACCCTTTTCTTCATGTCAGCCTGCGCAAAGGCGAGCGCATCTTTTGCGAATCCGACGCCATGGTCATGATGGAGGCGCCTCTCCAGGTCAAGGGACAGATGCGCGGGGGATTGGGGCGGGCGCTGCTGCGGCGCCTCAGCACCGATGAATCCTTTTTCCAACAAGAGATCGAGGCGGTCGGCGGCGATGGCGATTGTCTGCTCTCGCCCGCGCTCCCTGGGGCGATCGAGCTTCTAGATGTTACCCCAAGCTCGGCCTATACCCTATCTGATGGAAGCTTTTTGGCCGCCGAAGTGGGGGTCGAACTCAATGCCAGGCTCAACTCTTTAGGCGGAGGGGTGTTTGGCGGCACCGGCGGCTTCGTGATCCTGGAGGCGCGGGGGATGGGCAAGCTCGCGGTCTCGGGATTCGGCTCGGTCTTTACCCTAGATGTCTCCCCTGGGCGCGATCTCGTCATCGACAACAATCATGTGGTCGCCTGGTCCTCTGGGCTCCATTTCGAGATCGGGATGCCGAGGAGTGGCGGCGGGTTCTTCAGCTCGCTGATGAACTCGGTGACCTCGGGTGAGGGCCTGGTGATTCGATTTAGCGGGCAGGGGCGGGTCGTGGTCTGCTCGCGCAACCGGTCGCTCTTCCGTCCGCAGACCTCTCAATAG
- the pufB gene encoding light-harvesting antenna LH1, beta subunit: MADAKSLSGLTEQQAKEFHEQFKTTYTAFVGLAALAHLLVIAANPWW, translated from the coding sequence ATGGCTGATGCGAAGAGTCTGTCAGGTCTGACCGAGCAGCAGGCGAAAGAGTTTCACGAGCAGTTCAAGACGACCTACACGGCGTTTGTTGGGTTGGCGGCGCTGGCCCATCTGCTGGTGATTGCGGCGAATCCGTGGTGGTAA
- a CDS encoding cysteine protease StiP family protein: MTAPLVSASPFSGSYRPGDVEFLLKPIAVEWVDLATKERLIQTGQRHYSELLSPESLPSPRYLELFEQALAFNLGRMAQGVLDLAAIITNRCEGPIVLVSLARAGTPIGVALRHVLNEHFQRPAVHYSVSIIRDRGIDRNALRYLLDRYEPDRFVFIDGWTGKGVIARELRQALADFACETGIQLNDRLYTLTDLAGVGVAPSDEDYLIPSSILNTTISGLISRSILNDQIGLDDFHGCVYYTEFAHADRSVWFIEQLLEEARALIRGGYRPNAQPIDPRRAQERTRSLLATIEGRFGIQDLNRIKPGIGEATRVLLRRLPERVIVRDPSDPAVAHLLALANEKDVPCQVNPELPYRAVSLIRGVADA, translated from the coding sequence ATGACGGCGCCGCTTGTCTCTGCCTCACCCTTTTCGGGCAGCTATCGCCCAGGGGATGTTGAGTTTTTACTCAAGCCCATCGCGGTCGAATGGGTCGATCTCGCGACCAAGGAGCGCCTGATCCAGACGGGGCAGCGTCATTACAGCGAACTGTTAAGCCCTGAATCCCTTCCCTCGCCGCGTTATCTCGAGCTTTTCGAGCAGGCGCTGGCGTTCAATCTCGGGCGCATGGCGCAGGGGGTCTTGGACCTTGCCGCCATCATCACGAACAGGTGCGAGGGACCGATCGTCCTGGTATCTCTGGCGCGCGCCGGCACCCCCATCGGGGTAGCGTTGCGCCATGTGCTGAACGAGCATTTTCAACGACCGGCGGTGCACTATTCAGTCTCGATCATCCGCGACCGTGGGATCGATCGCAACGCCCTGCGCTATCTCCTCGACCGCTATGAGCCGGATCGCTTCGTCTTCATCGATGGCTGGACGGGCAAGGGGGTGATCGCGCGCGAGCTTAGACAGGCGCTTGCTGACTTTGCGTGCGAAACGGGTATCCAATTGAACGATCGGCTCTATACCCTCACCGATCTTGCAGGCGTCGGGGTGGCGCCGAGCGATGAAGACTATCTCATCCCCTCGAGCATCCTTAATACCACCATCTCGGGGCTCATCAGCCGTTCGATCCTCAACGACCAGATCGGCCTGGATGACTTTCATGGCTGCGTCTATTACACCGAGTTTGCCCATGCCGATCGCTCGGTGTGGTTCATCGAACAGCTCCTCGAGGAAGCCCGAGCCCTGATCAGGGGGGGCTATCGGCCCAACGCCCAGCCGATCGACCCCCGGCGTGCGCAGGAGCGCACCCGGTCTTTGCTTGCGACGATAGAGGGGCGTTTCGGCATCCAAGACCTCAATCGGATCAAGCCGGGGATCGGGGAGGCGACGCGCGTCCTATTGCGCCGCTTGCCTGAGCGGGTCATAGTGCGCGACCCCAGTGATCCTGCGGTGGCCCATCTGCTGGCACTAGCAAACGAAAAGGACGTCCCTTGTCAGGTCAATCCCGAGTTACCCTATCGCGCAGTCTCGTTGATCAGGGGGGTAGCCGATGCTTGA
- a CDS encoding TerD family protein codes for MSISLSKGGNINLSKEDPSLNNVLIGLGWDARSTDGAPFDLDASLFMVKADGKVPSDAYFIFYNQMRSPEGSVEHTGDNRTGAGEGDDEQILVTLSKVPPEIQRLVIAVTIYDAEARRQNFGQVSNAFVRLVNRDNNQEVVRFDLSEDYSTETAMIFGEIYRHGGDWKFRAVGQGYSGGLRALALAHGVNVG; via the coding sequence ATGTCCATCAGTCTCAGTAAGGGCGGGAATATCAATCTCAGCAAGGAGGACCCCAGCCTCAATAATGTGCTGATTGGGCTGGGTTGGGATGCGCGCTCGACCGATGGCGCACCTTTTGATCTCGATGCCAGCCTGTTCATGGTCAAGGCCGATGGCAAGGTGCCAAGCGATGCCTATTTCATCTTTTATAACCAGATGCGCTCGCCCGAAGGGTCGGTCGAGCATACGGGCGACAACCGTACGGGTGCGGGGGAGGGGGATGATGAGCAGATCCTGGTCACCCTCTCCAAGGTCCCGCCGGAGATCCAGCGTCTGGTCATCGCGGTGACCATCTATGACGCCGAGGCGCGCCGGCAAAACTTCGGACAGGTGAGCAATGCCTTCGTGCGCCTGGTCAATCGCGACAACAATCAGGAGGTCGTGCGCTTCGATCTCTCCGAGGACTATTCCACCGAGACGGCGATGATCTTCGGCGAGATCTATCGGCACGGCGGTGATTGGAAGTTTCGTGCCGTCGGGCAAGGCTATTCTGGAGGCCTGCGCGCCCTGGCCCTGGCGCATGGTGTCAACGTCGGCTGA
- the pufA gene encoding light-harvesting antenna LH1, alpha subunit gives MSDVAKPKNPEDDWKIWLVVNPATWLMPIFYALLVLAIAVHWVVFSVGLGWK, from the coding sequence ATGAGCGACGTTGCAAAGCCGAAGAACCCTGAAGACGATTGGAAGATCTGGCTGGTCGTCAACCCCGCCACCTGGCTGATGCCGATTTTCTATGCCCTGCTGGTCCTGGCGATCGCCGTCCACTGGGTGGTCTTCTCTGTCGGTCTGGGCTGGAAGTAA
- a CDS encoding ATP-grasp domain-containing protein, with the protein MAEYAMQFTEIGIRVLSVAAPQILALLQDKARFAELGSRLPVPTPETIPFRTLAEFDAAYERLRFVYDALCIKPAQGVYGAGFRLVREGEDGLDGLLQGGSHSIQLDCLRRLLAQGMPAQTWLLMEYLPGPEYSLDAVADGNRLVALIQREKREDLYGQRLVARPELTDAAAELVARFGLMGLFID; encoded by the coding sequence TTGGCCGAGTATGCAATGCAGTTTACGGAGATCGGCATTCGCGTCCTTTCGGTTGCTGCACCCCAGATCCTCGCCTTGCTCCAGGATAAGGCTCGCTTTGCCGAGCTGGGCAGCCGCTTGCCCGTTCCTACGCCAGAGACCATCCCCTTTCGCACCCTCGCTGAGTTCGACGCCGCCTATGAACGGCTGCGGTTTGTGTACGATGCGCTCTGCATCAAACCAGCACAGGGCGTATATGGCGCGGGCTTTCGCCTCGTCCGCGAGGGGGAGGATGGGCTCGACGGCCTCTTGCAGGGCGGTAGCCATAGCATCCAGCTCGATTGTCTGCGCCGCCTCTTGGCGCAAGGCATGCCGGCCCAGACCTGGTTGCTCATGGAATATCTCCCAGGGCCCGAATACAGCCTGGATGCGGTTGCAGATGGCAATCGTCTGGTTGCCTTGATCCAGCGCGAAAAGCGCGAGGACCTCTATGGTCAGCGGCTGGTGGCGCGGCCTGAGTTGACGGATGCGGCTGCCGAGCTTGTCGCCCGTTTTGGGCTCATGGGGCTTTTTATTGATTAA